The following proteins come from a genomic window of Lycium ferocissimum isolate CSIRO_LF1 chromosome 4, AGI_CSIRO_Lferr_CH_V1, whole genome shotgun sequence:
- the LOC132053792 gene encoding uncharacterized protein LOC132053792 — MDVTKELPIEFEVVDPEGKLFTQYVSYDWRPLFCKSCLSFGHECKPEPKAPPKKPQEEAHTKKQVPQVRGGYKGNVNTNLQWIGKQQTTKEPANVDIGKAKQHKQNQTHQQKGKEKNEPANKQVTILSREPGTNATPKTTNITSSMSYAAVVQHGKPISFAMTRMEPKFASSVAVIARGWKHANNYSQAPNERIWLLWRGEDVSVTVQEVHAQYIHCQIKDRLSQFHCALTVVYGSNDSNERKALWDGLVRSVRIVTFPRCMCGDFNSPLNYEDRVGGQPVADQKVQDFRDVCHNLKLTDMKSTGRFLTWTNRHIWSKINRALCNPEWMIQRGIITAKFLENHFSDHSPIHMERVVTTETRSKPFRFLNVLAENDQFLQLVENC, encoded by the exons ATGGATGTGACAAAGGAATTACCCATAGAATTCGAAGTAGTGGATCCGGAAGGGAAGCTTTTCACCCAGTATGTGAGCTATGATTGGAGACCTCTATTTTGCAAATCATGCCTATCATTTGGCCATGAATGCAAACCTGAGCCTAAAGCACCACCAAAGAAACCTCAGGAGGAGGCACATACCAAAAAGCAGGTTCCACAAGTTAGAGGAGGATATAAGGGAAATGTAAATACAAATTTACAGTGGATTGGAAAGCAGCAGACCACCAAGGAGCCTGCTAATGTTGATATAGGGAAAGCTAAGCAGCATAAACAGAACCAGACTCATCAGCAaaagggaaaagagaagaaTGAACCAGCAAACAAGCAAGTGACAATCCTTTCAAGGGAACCTGGTACTAATGCCACTCCTAAGACTACTAATATTACATCTAGTATGTCATATGCTGCAGTGGTACAGCATGGGAAACCAATTTCCTTTGCTATGACAAGAATG GAACCAAAATTTGCAAGTAGTGTAGCAGTAATAGCTAGAGGCTGGAAACATGCTAATAACTACTCCCAGGCTCCAAATGAAAGGATATGGCTGCTGTGGAGGGGGGAAGATGTCTCTGTAACAGTCCAAGAAGTTCATGCTCAATATATTCATTGCCAGATCAAGGATAGACTTTCTCAGTTTCATTGTGCACTAACTGTGGTGTATGGTAGCAATGATAGCAATGAGAGGAAAGCATTATGGGATGGGTTAGTGCGGTCTGTTCGTATCGTTACCTTTCCTCGGTGTATGTGTGGGGACTTTAATTCCCCTTTGAACTATGAAGATAGAGTGGGAGGTCAACCAGTTGCTGATCAGAAGGTACAAGATTTCAGAGATGTTTGTCACAATTTAAAACTTACAGATATGAAATCAACTGGAAGATTCCTAACTTGGACCAATAGACATATATGGAGTAAGATTAACAGAGCATTATGTAATCCTGAATGGATGATTCAACGTGGTATTATCACAGCAAAATTCTTGGAGAACCACTTTTCAGATCACTCTCCAATTCATATGGAGCGTGTAGTAACTACAGAAACAAGAAGCAAACCATTCAGGTTTCTTAATGTACTAGCTGAAAATGACCAGTTCTTACAATTAGTGGAAAATTGTTAG
- the LOC132053793 gene encoding uncharacterized protein LOC132053793, translating into MGLSQSMQKLWIAWIHTYCIKMQLLENMESPKQASWMEPERDCVSSALKNLTCHNVAEPKHVFILWVALHGKLRTKDRLIQWGLIMDEKCVFYQVMPETAEHLFFWGNTTKGVWQSILGWMKWHRAVTTWNE; encoded by the exons ATGGGACTAAGCCAGAGTATGCAAAAGCTGTGGATTGCTTGGATCCACACTTATTGCATAAAAATGCAACTGCTGGAGAATATGGAGAGCCCTAAACAAGCCTCATGGATG GAACCTGAGAGGGACTGTGTGTCAAGTGCCTTGAAGAACTTGACATGTCATAATGTGGCTGAACCTAAACATGTGTTTATCCTCTGGGTCGCTTTGCATGGTAAGCTTAGAACAAAAGATAGATTAATTCAATGGGGATTGATAATGGATGAGAAATGTGTTTTCTACCAGGTGATGCCTGAGACTGCTGAgcacttatttttttggggcAACACTACAAAAGGAGTATGGCAAAGTATTCTGGGGTGGATGAAATGGCATAGAGCTGTGACTACATGGAATGAGTAA